The genome window TCGTTGGAAACCACTGCAAAGTCACTTTCACTCCGTCATGGCGCCTCTTTCGCTTCTGGACTGCCCTAAAGAGGTTCAACTCGGCattgttgagcttctgctCCAAGCCGATGCAGCCAACCTCTCCATGACTTGTCGAGCCCTGCACAGCCTTGCCGAGCCCCTCGTCTACTCCACCATCCAGATCACTTGGTCGAGGCAGTATTATCCACCCATCCCGCAAATTTTGCGGTTGATTCGAACTTTACTCGATCGACCAGATCTAGGAGATATTGTTCGCTCCATCGAATTCGGCGGCGAAGGCTTTATTGACTACGATGATCCTCCATGGCCTGGTGAGACGCCAGAGCCGCCAGAGTTACCGAGCCTTCCCCTAGATAAACTCACTGCACATATCAGGGGGTTCGGAGTCTCTGAGCCTAGCGTTGAAGGATGGCTGTCTAAAGTAGTATATTCCGATGCCTACCGGTACCTAGATTTCGATGAGAATCGTGCGCTGAGTGTCATTCAAAAAACCCAATCCGCAACCTGtgatgcagctgcagcaacgGTTGTTTCTCTATTACCAAACCTGGAGCGACTTACTGTTTCCGAGAATTGGTACGACAAGGCGCGACTTCTAGGCCGTGTGCTTTGTATAGCGATTTGCGGCACAGACCGAGACTCGACTCGGGGTTCTTTGCCCACTTTTGCATCTCTGAAATATGTTTCAGCCGACCCAAACATATACGAGAACGCAAACAGACACCCAGACAAAGTAGATGAGAACCTTTGCTTATTCTATTTGCCCAGTATCCAGGATCTCTCGACGGCAGTCCAAAATCCAACGCGGTTCTCGTGGCCCTGCGCTTCACCCCCGAATCCCTTGTCTTTGACATCCTTAGAGCTCTTCAGGCTTCGAGAAATTCACCTTGGGCATATTTTGTCCGCGACAAAAAatctgaagaagctgagataTAATTGGCTATATCGCTCTGACATGGACGAAGATATTAACAAAAATATCGTCCTGCTGGATACTATGGCAAATGCTctcctcaaggtcaaggacaCGCTTGAAGAGCTTAAAATCATAGCAGAGACTCATCCCGCGTTTACAACTGGGGAATACGAACCGCCTGATGTCACATTTCGTGGATCGATGAAACAATTACTTGGGATGCACAAGCtgaataatctttatattccTTGGTCTTTCATTACCGGAATGAAGGGCTGTTCAACCGGCCCGGGGCTCCTAGGAGCTGCGATGCCGCCGAACATTGAGCATTTGAGTCTATGCAGTCGACTTATGTGgtacgaggatgaagattaTGAAGTTTACGACGACGAAACAATAATTGACGCTTTCACCAAGGAGCTGGAAAAGGGCGCTTTTTCACATTTAAACTTACTGAAGAGCATTTCCCTGCCTCAATCTGTATATCGTGATGGGATGCCAGAAGCTTGCGAGGACAAGATGAGAGCACTTGGAAATCGATTCGGACTAGCAATAAGTGCTCCGAGAAGAACgattaaagacttttaattttatggCTTCGCATTACTATGTTCAACTATTCAATGATATTTTGCTGCCAACCTATTAGGTTAGATAGTCTAGAAAATGGAGCTTCGATGTTGAACTGCTGGCTGAAATTGTCTATCACTCCATCTATAATGGTAGAGCTCATGTTTATTCGTCATCCCATATGATGTGATTTCTCGTACACATCTGAATTTGGCCGGTCCTTCGGACGCCACCAGCGATCTTATGGAGCGCAAATCCTTTCGCgatctcatcctctccaatATAATGCACGTTTTGGTCGCGTACCAAGAGATTGCACCCCCAAAACTCCTGGTATGCCGTTAGCTGATCTGCACAAGCAAAAACAAGCCAGAAACGAGTTGCACTTACTTTCTCATCCTGTCCGTTTTTGTCAGTTCCACAGGGAGCCAAAATTTTGTAATCACGTCCCACTTTGAGAACAGTTGTAACACGGACTTTGGGGTCAACCTCGGAAATAGGCGTGGTGTGCGTCATGTAGTACTGATGAAATGAATTGACTTCGCCACATTTGGCCTTGTTTTTATGTCCTGCAGCTGGGTTCGCATTGCTGCTTGGGTCATTGATAACGCGATCTCTCCAAAGAGCACTACAACGATCGAGAGCCAGCTTGACCGGACTTTGGGGCCAGTCGTTCAGAAAGCCATCCATACCCTTCtgagaggaggaaaagatgaTCTCGTTCTCAAACGCCACGATTGTCATGACGGAAGGGAGATATTTTGGCCTACCACCCTGAAGGAAGACACCAGGCTTATATTTCTGCATGTCAGTCTCCATCTCTTTGTGAGCGACTTGGGCCATCATTCGGAGCTGGCCGTCTGTGATACTTGAAACTGGCTCATTGAAAACGAGATAAGACGACCAGAGATATCGATGCTGAGACTCTTGTCTTCTGCTTTCTGGCACACCTCGGAGTGGCTGGGTCGCAAGACCGTAATCTAGTCTAATCTTGAGTTGTCCTCCAGCAGGATGCTTGACACTTAAGTCTATAGCCTCAAGGAATTGacaaaagaagaggagaataaatagtaaagagaCGTAAGAGGTACCCAAAAGTAGCGCCATGTTGTAAGGCAGTTGATCGAGGCTCACAATGGTCTACGGATCCTACAAGAGAGAATTCCAAAAGATACCAACACACATGAATGATCCATATACACGTAGGATGGACGGCACATATAGGTCCTTTGGGCCTGAAATTTCTGAAAGGATCAACCAACTGACGACCCAGCACCGCCGTATCCGCGGTCCCTGATCAAGGCGAAACTGGCAAGGCAGATCTTGCCATCATTACATTACAAGACTGcctaaaattaaaggtatgTGGTCCTCTTCCTACAAAGCAACTGCCGAAGACAAATCCCCAAAAATAGTTGTCCTTCATTACTCGCCAACTTCAGAGGACAGCTCCATTGACCAGCTCGGTTGCAGCTTAACTACGCGCCGAGATAAATGCATGGGAAATCAGTTGATCGTGCGTCCAATCAAAGCTATCGTAGCCTACCATGTAATGTGGATGTTGATACGAGCTTTTTGCTAGAACCAACAACAAGACGCTAACAAAGGATCGTGAAACACAGTTGTTGGTTCGACTTACCATTTCGACAGTGGCTTTTCTATAGTTAACGGGCTGTGCTGCGACTCATGCATGATGATCCTTTCGAATCAGGAAATGCCCGACTAATTTTATCCCTCCTCTGTTGGTTCTCCCCTGTAGACTTCATTTATATGTCACCACGTGGGTCAAATGCGAACCGAGCTTCTCGGCCGGACTGGGTAATGAGGTGATAGCTAAATCACGCAGGACTGTGGGGGCCATACTCGGTAGCATGGGCGAAGTGCAGATCTTGAAACTGGATTTGGgggccaagaagaggaaatagACAAACCCTGCAAGGCTGACTACCGGCTTGCTAACAATAGTTCCGTTGGCACACATATGAAAATCGCCAAGTGTCAGTATTTCCCGAAAGAGAGTGACACCTTCTGTCTTGCTTGTAAACAACTGTATCATCATGCAGCGTCTAAGCTATGCTTTGACACTATTCGCAGCTGCTGGCTCAGCAGTAGCACGTCCTTCTTTTGTTGGCTTTGGATCTATGTCCATGAACAATATTTTTGGAAGAGAAACGACAGACTTCTTCAATCCAGATGACTTGACtttcatcaagaagcttgcagCTGTCGGCGACTCATACTCAGCTGGTATTGGGGCTGGAGACGGCTTACACGGAGAGGGCGGTAAGTTCACAACGTTGGGTTGTTCGAACGAGATTTTGACAAGCCACAGACGAGAACTGCCGACGATATGACCATTCTTACCCATATCTCATCAATCAAGATGAAAGACTTGGCGATGCAGCCAACAGGAAGTTTCAGTTCAAGTCTTGCTCTGGTGCTGTCATCAAGAATGTAATTGAGGATCAACTTCCTTCAATAGACTCTGATCAGCAAATCATTCTTTTATCAGCGGGTAGGGATCACAGGTAATCCGTTTAGGTGTAGACACCCACTGACAATGTTCTAGGTGGCAACGATGCTGAGCTTGTTAACATCCTGAACCAATGTGTCTATCAATGGTTTGCTTTGAACGGCCAGCAGTCTACTGTAGGTAAAGTTGCAGAGATGATAGGTGAGCCCTGGGCAAAAGGATGGGACTGGGACGCTGCGTCTCGTGGTTGTCTAGGCCAGCTCCAATactccaagaacatcatAAACGACAATGAATTCTCCAAAAG of Fusarium musae strain F31 chromosome 5, whole genome shotgun sequence contains these proteins:
- a CDS encoding hypothetical protein (EggNog:ENOG41), producing MAPLSLLDCPKEVQLGIVELLLQADAANLSMTCRALHSLAEPLVYSTIQITWSRQYYPPIPQILRLIRTLLDRPDLGDIVRSIEFGGEGFIDYDDPPWPGETPEPPELPSLPLDKLTAHIRGFGVSEPSVEGWLSKVVYSDAYRYLDFDENRALSVIQKTQSATCDAAAATVVSLLPNLERLTVSENWYDKARLLGRVLCIAICGTDRDSTRGSLPTFASLKYVSADPNIYENANRHPDKYPGSLDGSPKSNAVLVALRFTPESLVFDILRALQASRNSPWAYFVRDKKSEEAEI
- a CDS encoding hypothetical protein (EggNog:ENOG41), which translates into the protein MALLLGTSYVSLLFILLFFCQFLEAIDLSVKHPAGGQLKIRLDYGLATQPLRGVPESRRQESQHRYLWSSYLVFNEPVSSITDGQLRMMAQVAHKEMETDMQKYKPGVFLQGGRPKYLPSVMTIVAFENEIIFSSSQKGMDGFLNDWPQSPVKLALDRCSALWRDRVINDPSSNANPAAGHKNKAKCGEVNSFHQYYMTHTTPISEVDPKVRVTTVLKVGRDYKILAPCGTDKNGQDEKEFWGCNLLVRDQNVHYIGEDEIAKGFALHKIAGGVRRTGQIQMCTRNHIIWDDE